Proteins encoded within one genomic window of Fusarium musae strain F31 chromosome 4, whole genome shotgun sequence:
- a CDS encoding hypothetical protein (antiSMASH:Cluster_4.5~EggNog:ENOG41), producing the protein MQQVGEGKVSITTIQNLCMLTLANIQGMAITLTKCANLDVETCALNDFGSRAEARRRVFWSLHLLQQMYGHQAFTTDILQDITRPQYIATYTDPRKSVNEMPPAIPHEDISGQDETTSADKKSGTWAYMIQTSTLWGEVRTYVKQWAQQTNNAPPPWSIESGYAVINAYLMDSETKFPDRHRFDSARFTDQESRHLQSNRGYWSPWAPTVGSTRSSQHILENVF; encoded by the exons ATGCAGCAGGTAGGCGAGGGCAAGGTCTCGATAACCACAATCCAGAACCTCTGCATGTTGACACTGGCCAACATACAAG GCATGGCCATTACTCTTACAAAATGTGCCAATCTCGACGTTGAGACTTGCGCCCTTAACGACTTTGGTTCGCGTGCAGAAGCTCGAAGAAGAGTGTTTTGGAGCCTGCATTTGCTGCAGCAGATGTATGGACATCAGGCCTTCACTACTGACATCTTACAAGACATTACCAGACCGCAATATATCGCGACGTATACAGACCCGCGTAAGAGTGTCAACGAAATGCCACCAGCCATTCCACATGAGGACATTTCAGGTCAAGACGAAACCACGAGTGCTGATAAGAAGAGCGGTACGTGGGCCTACATGATCCAGACGTCTACACTGTGGGGAGAGGTTCGCACATATGTAAAACAATGGGCTCAGCAGACCAACAACGCCCCGCCTCCTTGGTCCATCGAATCTGGATACGCAGTCATCAACGCTTATCTCATGGACTCGGAGACGAAATTCCCAGACCGTCACCGATTTGATAGCGCGCGATTTACTGACCAGGAAAGCCGACACCTCCAGAGCAATCGAGGATATTGGAGTCCGTGG GCCCCAACAGTCGGCTCAACTCGGAGTTCCCAACACATTCTGGAAAACGTCTTCTGA
- a CDS encoding hypothetical protein (antiSMASH:Cluster_4.5~EggNog:ENOG41), translating into MDIIEISRATHVTKTVHSEPYDAISTDNPKLSQAGKTILITGGGTTIGNEIGRSFVHAAADTVIILGRRLEVLQEGASRLEQEAKAAGTHTKIIHRQLDITDFSAVDAFWEQLTSEGTSVDVFVSNAAAFPQLKPLLESGAKNMWSHLNANMVAKDTLVEEMQITPMHPGLIWSLEWVKLVFKDDVGFDDSQYAQGRFAWASWDVNEQSEGPIRNSIKGGPYYLKMTIRGANP; encoded by the exons ATGGATATCATCGAAATTTCAAGAGCAACTCATGTCACCAAAACAGTGCACAGCGAGCCATATGATGCTATCTCCACTGACAACCCCAAGCTCAGCCAGGCTGGCAAGACCATCTTGATCACCGGGGGCGGGACGACAATCGGCAATGAAATTGGGCGCTCTTTCGTACATGCCGCTGCTGATACAGTCATTATCCTGGGGCGGCGTCTCGAGGTCCTCCAAGAGGGCGCTAGTCGCCTTGAGCAAGAGGCAAAAGCCGCTGGAACGCACACAAAGATCATCCACCGCCAGCTTGACATCACCGACTTCTCCGCCGTCGATGCATTCTGGGAGCAGCTAACCTCCGAAGGGACTTCCGTTGATGTGTTCGTGTCAAATGCCGCCGCTTTTCCCCAGCTGAAGCCTTTATTAGAGTCAGGTGCAAAGAATATGTGGTCGCATCTTAATGCCAAC ATGGTTGCTAAGGATACACTCGTTGAGGAGATGCAGATCACTCCAATGCACCCTGGCCTTATCTGGTCGCTGGAGTGGGTGAAGCTGGTCTtcaaagatgatgttggaTTTGATGACAGTCAGTATGCTCAA GGCCGGTTTGCTTGGGCATCTTGGGATGTTAATGAGCAGTCTGAGGGACCAATTCGCAACAGCATTAAGGGAGGCCCTTACTATCTCAAGATGACCATACGTGGTGCCAACCCATGA